One window from the genome of Gadus morhua chromosome 16, gadMor3.0, whole genome shotgun sequence encodes:
- the p2ry2.1 gene encoding P2Y purinoceptor 2 has protein sequence MNFSNQSAVLNVTSLYSCRFKEDFKYLLLPISYSLVFFFGLSLNAMALFIITFRTKRWTPSTVYMLNLTVCDTLYIFTLPFLIYYYADANDWPFGEPICKIIRFLFYANLYGSILFLSAISLHRFIGICYPVHSLSWLSVKRAKLVSVGVWACVLSCQAPVLYFSRTRRYGKGLVCFDTTGPELFDDFLVYSSVISVVMFVLPFMLVMVCYGLMVRKLLEPIWVSGEGQQGLRAAHRTKQKSVKMIIIVLMTFMFCFLPFHLTRSLYYSFRYLRNRHPEQISCKLLEASSIAYKVTRPLASANSLIDPFLFFMAGQDFRKTMKGKKQKKAANGLPECANTALTTSL, from the exons ATGAATTTCAGCAACCAGTCTGCTGTGTTGAACGTGACCAGCCTCTACTCATGTCGCTTCAAAGAGGACTTCAAGTACCTGCTGCTGCCCATCAGCTACTCTTTGGTCTTCTTCTTCGGCCTCTCGCTGAACGCCATGGCGCTATTCATCATCACGTTCCGCACAAAGCGCTGGACCCCGTCCACCGTCTACATGCTCAACCTGACCGTGTGCGACACCCTGTACATCTTCACGCTGCCCTTCCTCATCTACTACTACGCCGATGCCAACGACTGGCCCTTCGGCGAGCCCATCTGCAAAATCATACGCTTTCTCTTCTACGCCAACCTCTATG GCTCCATTCTTTTCCTGTCTGCCATCAGTCTGCATCGCTTCATTGGCATCTGCTACCCGGTCCACTCCCTCAGCTGGCTCAGCGTTAAACGCGCCAAGCTGGTGTCCGTGGGCGTGTGGGCCTGTGTGCTCTCCTGTCAGGCACCCGTTCTCTACTTCTCCAGGACCAG GAGGTACGGCAAAGGCTTAGTGTGCTTTGACACCACGGGCCCGGAGCTCTTCGATGACTTCCTAGTCTACAGCTCCGTGATCTCCGTGGTGATGTTCGTCCTGCCCTTCATGCTGGTGATGGTGTGCTACGGCCTGATGGTTCGCAAGTTGCTGGAGCCCATCTGGGTATCAGGGGAGGGCCAGCAGGGGCTCCGGGCGGCACACCGCACCAAGCAGAAGTCGGTGAAGATGATCATCATCGTGCTGATGACGTTCATGTTCTGCTTCCTGCCCTTCCACCTCACTAGGAGCCTGTACTACTCCTTCAGATACCTCAGGAATAGGCACCCGGAGCAG ATATCCTGTAAACTGCTGGAGGCGTCCAGCATAGCCTACAAGGTGACCAGGCCGCTGGCCAGTGCCAACAGCCTAATCGACCCATTCCTCTTCTTCATGGCTGGTCAAGACTTCCGTAAAACCATGAAGGGGAAGAAGCAGAAAAAAGCAGCAAACGGCCTTCCAGAATGTGCAAACACAGCGTTGACAACATCCCTgtga